One segment of Bacillus alkalisoli DNA contains the following:
- a CDS encoding 3-hydroxyacyl-CoA dehydrogenase, translating into MIQNIVVIGSGVMGRGIAYVSALGGFQTTLVDINEEQLNSAKTENNKVFQKAVERGKLSEENVNSAIQRLSYSIDIEDTYKNADLIIEAVPEKVEIKKAVFEQMEQFAKETCYFATNTSTMSPTEIGSFTKRPEKVIAMHFFNPVHKMKLVEIVRGLETSDETAAVIKEVAEQMGKETVVVNEFPGFVTSRISALVGNEAFYMLQEGVGTPEEIDKAIKLGLNYPMGPFELGDLVGLDARLNNLKYLHEKLGEKYRPAPLLEKYVKAGRLGRKSGKGVYDYSDRT; encoded by the coding sequence ATGATTCAAAATATCGTCGTCATCGGTTCTGGTGTAATGGGACGTGGAATCGCCTATGTAAGTGCTCTTGGCGGCTTCCAAACAACACTAGTAGACATAAATGAAGAACAACTAAACAGCGCTAAAACAGAAAACAATAAAGTATTTCAAAAGGCAGTAGAAAGAGGCAAACTCTCTGAAGAGAACGTGAACTCCGCAATCCAAAGATTAAGCTACTCTATTGATATAGAAGATACATACAAAAACGCTGACTTAATAATTGAAGCCGTCCCTGAAAAAGTAGAAATTAAAAAAGCTGTTTTTGAACAAATGGAACAGTTTGCAAAAGAAACGTGCTATTTTGCGACAAACACTTCCACAATGAGTCCAACAGAGATTGGTAGTTTTACAAAACGTCCAGAAAAAGTAATTGCTATGCACTTTTTTAATCCAGTTCATAAAATGAAACTAGTAGAAATTGTTCGAGGATTAGAAACGAGTGATGAAACTGCTGCTGTAATAAAAGAAGTTGCAGAACAAATGGGCAAAGAAACAGTAGTTGTAAACGAATTTCCTGGCTTCGTAACTAGCCGTATTAGCGCATTAGTCGGTAATGAAGCATTTTATATGCTACAAGAGGGCGTAGGAACACCAGAAGAAATAGATAAAGCTATAAAACTTGGTTTAAACTATCCAATGGGACCATTTGAACTCGGAGATTTAGTTGGTTTAGATGCACGGTTAAACAATCTTAAATATTTACACGAGAAGCTAGGGGAAAAATACCGTCCTGCACCATTACTAGAAAAGTATGTAAAAGCAGGAAGACTTGGAAGAAAGTCCGGTAAAGGTGTTTACGATTATTCAGATAGAACTTAA
- the bshB2 gene encoding bacillithiol biosynthesis deacetylase BshB2, whose product MQKKEHVLVVFPHPDDEAFSSSGTIIQHTQAGVPVTYLCGTLGQMGRNLGNPLFANRETLKDVRKKELLDACEILGIKDVRMLGLHDKTLEFEEPSYIANMIKEVIAEINPSLIITFYPEHGVHPDHDAMSNAVMLAVSSIPEETRPEIYGKAILNNSVQLIGPPDIMIDIKSVAEEKLKAIKAHLSQTGGWVEEMEMKLKANSPEIENWLYKETFWTVKI is encoded by the coding sequence ATGCAGAAAAAAGAACACGTTCTTGTTGTATTTCCTCATCCTGATGATGAGGCATTCAGTTCATCAGGTACTATCATTCAACATACGCAAGCAGGGGTCCCTGTTACATATTTATGCGGAACACTCGGCCAAATGGGGCGAAATCTCGGAAATCCATTATTCGCTAACAGAGAAACGTTAAAGGATGTACGTAAAAAAGAATTATTAGATGCTTGTGAAATATTAGGAATAAAAGATGTAAGAATGTTAGGTTTACACGATAAAACATTAGAATTCGAGGAACCAAGCTATATAGCAAACATGATTAAAGAAGTTATTGCAGAAATAAACCCATCGTTAATCATTACGTTTTATCCTGAACACGGCGTTCACCCGGACCATGATGCTATGAGCAACGCGGTAATGCTTGCTGTTTCTTCTATACCAGAAGAGACTAGACCTGAAATATACGGAAAAGCAATCTTAAATAATAGCGTACAATTAATAGGTCCACCTGACATAATGATAGATATTAAATCAGTGGCAGAAGAAAAGCTAAAAGCAATAAAAGCCCACCTATCCCAAACAGGCGGATGGGTCGAAGAAATGGAAATGAAACTTAAAGCTAACTCACCAGAAATCGAAAACTGGCTATATAAAGAAACATTCTGGACTGTAAAAATATAA
- the paaD gene encoding 1,2-phenylacetyl-CoA epoxidase subunit PaaD, which translates to MSSTEKQQVESMLQQVKDPEIDSVSILELGMVESISIHGGNVDIEMLPTFVGCPALEIIKKNVQDAVMKLPFVEKVEVHFIFHPPWTSERVTDVGRENLKKFGIAPPPILKEETSEWHVNCPYCDSTYTTLDNIFGPTACRSILYCKSCKNPFEAMKPVSTLM; encoded by the coding sequence ATGAGTAGCACAGAAAAACAACAAGTTGAATCCATGTTACAACAAGTAAAAGATCCTGAAATTGATTCTGTCAGTATTCTAGAGTTAGGAATGGTAGAATCTATCTCCATTCATGGAGGGAACGTAGACATCGAAATGCTACCAACGTTTGTCGGTTGTCCTGCATTAGAAATTATTAAGAAAAATGTTCAAGATGCAGTTATGAAACTACCATTCGTTGAAAAAGTAGAGGTTCACTTTATCTTTCATCCTCCATGGACATCTGAACGAGTAACAGATGTAGGTAGAGAAAACTTAAAAAAATTCGGCATTGCCCCTCCACCTATATTAAAAGAAGAAACAAGTGAATGGCACGTTAATTGTCCGTATTGTGATTCGACATATACAACACTCGATAACATTTTCGGGCCAACTGCGTGTCGTAGTATTTTATACTGCAAATCATGTAAAAATCCATTCGAGGCAATGAAACCAGTATCCACATTAATGTGA
- the paaB gene encoding 1,2-phenylacetyl-CoA epoxidase subunit PaaB codes for MTGKGFYQEFEVFSKRSDTAPMQYQFSLLAPNHEIALVMAQENFMRREPVADIWVVKRSDIRKMTQEEKQSLPRLDNKDYRTTKGYGYLKKKWRHYEQGMLDEEEILSWGGKLKK; via the coding sequence TTGACAGGTAAAGGATTTTATCAAGAATTTGAAGTGTTTAGTAAGCGAAGCGATACAGCCCCAATGCAATATCAATTTAGTTTGCTTGCACCAAATCATGAAATTGCGCTAGTGATGGCACAAGAAAACTTTATGAGAAGAGAACCTGTAGCAGACATTTGGGTTGTGAAACGTTCTGACATTCGCAAAATGACGCAAGAAGAAAAGCAATCTTTGCCAAGATTAGATAATAAAGATTACCGCACTACAAAAGGCTACGGTTATTTAAAGAAAAAATGGCGTCATTATGAACAAGGAATGTTAGATGAAGAAGAAATCTTATCATGGGGAGGAAAGCTGAAAAAATGA
- a CDS encoding LCP family protein, with amino-acid sequence MKRLLLLCLVIVISTATYKIYYSPQTTKQYLQAPDESIQNNSYSIHKTPTKDLYITEPTENEQLEVQHRLIKKKENQLTETGKNKNLLLIGSDTRYEDDRGRADTIIYAQYSPNNKSVKFISFMRDSYVDIPGYGKNKLNAAYMHGGAPLLAETISNNFPVVIDQTIQVDFNGFQNLVTLVAPDGLEVDVPEELAAELNIDSGIQRLQAKYLLEFVRFRNTPESDFGRVKRQQQFIQQVKKEAIHEFSSIKGMIKLPQLIRQSSKYVETNLTTADLLNMAFTYMLHPVEELETLTIPITNDGFTDQYYEHAGRVLELNYEKNITEILNFLNPKEEIVASECNAEKGL; translated from the coding sequence GTGAAGAGGTTGCTACTTTTATGTTTGGTTATTGTTATTTCAACTGCCACATATAAAATATATTATTCACCTCAAACAACTAAGCAGTATTTACAAGCTCCCGATGAATCAATTCAAAACAATTCATATAGCATTCATAAAACTCCTACTAAAGATTTATATATAACAGAACCTACCGAAAATGAACAACTTGAAGTACAACATCGCTTGATAAAGAAAAAAGAGAACCAGTTAACAGAAACCGGAAAAAATAAGAACCTACTTCTCATAGGAAGTGATACTCGATATGAAGATGATCGTGGTAGAGCGGATACTATTATATATGCGCAATATAGTCCGAACAATAAAAGTGTAAAATTTATCTCTTTTATGCGTGATAGTTATGTTGATATTCCTGGTTACGGAAAAAACAAACTTAACGCTGCGTATATGCACGGAGGTGCTCCATTATTAGCGGAAACCATCAGCAATAACTTCCCAGTTGTGATTGATCAAACCATACAAGTAGACTTTAATGGCTTTCAAAATCTCGTAACACTAGTAGCACCAGACGGATTAGAAGTAGATGTACCAGAAGAGCTAGCTGCCGAATTAAACATCGATTCAGGTATTCAACGATTACAAGCGAAATACCTTCTAGAATTTGTCCGTTTTCGTAATACTCCTGAAAGTGATTTCGGAAGAGTTAAAAGGCAACAACAATTTATTCAACAAGTAAAAAAGGAAGCAATTCATGAATTTTCTAGTATTAAAGGAATGATAAAGCTTCCCCAATTAATACGTCAAAGCTCTAAGTATGTAGAAACAAATCTTACTACAGCAGATTTACTAAATATGGCCTTTACATACATGCTTCATCCTGTAGAAGAATTAGAGACTTTAACTATTCCAATAACAAATGATGGCTTCACGGATCAATACTATGAACATGCTGGGCGTGTTTTAGAATTGAATTATGAAAAAAACATTACGGAGATACTAAATTTTTTAAATCCTAAAGAAGAGATTGTTGCAAGTGAATGTAATGCAGAGAAAGGGTTATAA
- a CDS encoding EthD family reductase: MIKLIALYKHPENKEAFDKHYFEVHAPITEKIPGLQKMEVTKVVGSPMGGEGKYYLMCEMYYESHEALKAAMKTDEAKASGKDLMKFAGDLVTLMIGEEVNE, encoded by the coding sequence ATGATAAAATTAATCGCTTTATACAAACATCCAGAAAATAAAGAGGCATTTGACAAGCATTATTTCGAAGTACATGCACCGATTACAGAAAAAATTCCTGGTCTACAAAAAATGGAAGTAACAAAAGTAGTTGGTAGCCCCATGGGTGGCGAAGGAAAATACTATTTAATGTGTGAAATGTATTATGAGAGCCACGAAGCATTGAAAGCTGCAATGAAAACAGACGAGGCAAAAGCTTCTGGTAAAGACTTAATGAAGTTTGCAGGTGACTTAGTAACATTAATGATTGGTGAGGAAGTTAATGAATAA
- a CDS encoding YojF family protein — MQEINKTAVQEALNNFANAPMFLHLETTNGAYATHNKTGLTVGAFIRNNELTYENGKITGNGPFRIGLKLKHGWVYAEGITHYEIDDHDRLLLAGLNHEGKLAVALQLSPTPF, encoded by the coding sequence ATGCAAGAAATAAATAAAACAGCTGTTCAAGAAGCTTTAAATAACTTTGCAAATGCACCAATGTTTCTCCACTTAGAAACAACAAATGGCGCATATGCTACTCATAACAAAACAGGCTTAACAGTAGGAGCTTTCATTCGCAATAATGAGCTTACATACGAAAACGGGAAAATCACTGGTAATGGGCCATTTCGAATTGGACTTAAATTAAAACATGGTTGGGTATATGCAGAAGGTATTACCCATTATGAAATAGACGATCATGACAGACTATTATTAGCTGGATTAAACCATGAAGGAAAATTAGCAGTTGCACTTCAGTTAAGTCCAACACCTTTTTAA
- a CDS encoding aldehyde dehydrogenase family protein — MSTVKEEKFATLSTKRDTYQLIINGQRVESSTGETFTTYNPATGEAVATVAKATKEDAEKAVAAARHAFDNGKWKLFPINKRSRIINKIAAIMRSRFNELVELEILDTGKSLAAAQGQVMQAIEDFEFYAGAIVGHRGTVNNVPGQFQNIAEKEPVGVCAQIIPWNYPLMMAAWKIAPAIAVGCSVVVKPATLTPLTAIVLGEICIEAGVPEGVVNIVPGSGSEVGNYLVEHPQVDKVAFTGSTPIGKDIMAKASKTLKRVTLELGGKSPNLVFNDADIDAAVDGSLFGIFYNTGQSCEARSRLYVQEDIYEEFLEKFVEKAKKLQLGDPFAKETHIGAIINEDQLKTIDSYVQSAKEDGATIALGGKVAKVEGHENGYWYEPTIITNVNHDMKVVNEEIFGPVVVVMPFKDEKEAIKLANDSEYGLGSAVWTKDHGRATRVAKKIQAGIVMVNCPFSAFPGTPFGGYKQSGFGRELCIETLDLYSETKSVISYFGNRPLNPFGI; from the coding sequence ATGTCGACAGTTAAAGAAGAAAAATTCGCAACACTTTCAACGAAACGTGATACTTACCAATTAATTATAAACGGTCAACGCGTAGAAAGCTCCACAGGAGAAACCTTTACTACGTATAACCCAGCAACAGGCGAAGCAGTTGCAACAGTTGCAAAAGCAACGAAAGAAGACGCTGAAAAAGCAGTAGCAGCAGCACGTCATGCGTTTGATAACGGTAAATGGAAGCTTTTCCCGATCAATAAACGTTCAAGAATCATCAATAAAATTGCAGCGATTATGCGCTCTCGTTTTAATGAACTAGTAGAATTAGAAATTTTAGATACTGGTAAATCTTTAGCAGCAGCTCAAGGTCAAGTCATGCAAGCAATTGAAGACTTTGAATTTTACGCTGGTGCAATCGTTGGTCACCGCGGAACAGTAAATAACGTTCCTGGTCAATTCCAAAATATTGCAGAAAAAGAGCCTGTAGGGGTTTGTGCACAAATCATTCCTTGGAATTATCCATTAATGATGGCTGCTTGGAAAATAGCTCCTGCCATTGCTGTAGGTTGTTCGGTTGTAGTAAAACCTGCTACATTAACTCCACTTACAGCTATCGTTTTAGGGGAAATTTGTATCGAAGCTGGGGTTCCAGAAGGAGTAGTAAATATCGTTCCTGGTTCTGGTTCAGAAGTTGGTAACTACCTAGTAGAACATCCTCAAGTAGATAAAGTAGCGTTTACTGGTTCTACACCTATCGGTAAAGACATTATGGCAAAAGCTTCCAAAACATTAAAGCGTGTAACTTTAGAGCTTGGTGGAAAATCTCCGAATCTAGTATTTAACGATGCTGACATCGATGCTGCAGTAGACGGTTCATTATTCGGTATTTTCTATAACACTGGTCAATCTTGTGAAGCAAGATCACGCCTATATGTACAAGAAGATATCTATGAAGAATTCCTAGAGAAGTTTGTAGAGAAAGCGAAAAAACTTCAACTTGGCGATCCATTCGCAAAAGAAACACATATTGGAGCGATTATTAACGAAGATCAGCTAAAAACAATCGATTCTTATGTTCAATCTGCAAAAGAAGACGGCGCTACAATCGCATTAGGTGGTAAGGTCGCTAAGGTGGAAGGACATGAAAATGGATATTGGTATGAGCCAACTATTATTACAAACGTAAATCATGACATGAAAGTAGTAAATGAAGAAATCTTCGGACCAGTAGTAGTAGTGATGCCATTTAAAGATGAGAAGGAAGCAATCAAACTAGCAAACGATAGTGAATATGGCTTAGGTTCAGCTGTATGGACAAAAGATCATGGTCGCGCAACTCGTGTTGCGAAGAAGATTCAAGCAGGAATCGTAATGGTTAACTGCCCATTCTCTGCATTCCCTGGTACACCGTTTGGTGGCTACAAACAATCTGGCTTCGGTCGAGAACTATGTATCGAAACACTTGATCTATATTCAGAAACGAAGAGTGTGATTTCCTACTTTGGAAATCGTCCACTAAACCCGTTCGGTATCTAA
- the paaA gene encoding 1,2-phenylacetyl-CoA epoxidase subunit PaaA, whose translation MVQSISFDRLTEEEKQNHFMQRIEAGEKIEADDWMPEEYRKTLIKLISMHGISEIMGALPEKEWVPKAPSLRRKLGIMAKVQDEMGHGQLLLRVAEDLMEPYGKSREEIMQDLFSGDLKFHNVFHMEAPTWGDAGLIGWLVDGAAIISQTNMLDASYGPYARALKRICAEEVFHAQHGEAIIMALAEGTDEQKEMIQDSLNRWWEALLMFFGPGDASTTGTSKQDITMKYKIRTKNNEELRQDFFTKYVPRIVSIGLKIPDETMHYSETEEKWIYQQPDWNKFLQIIRNNGPKSQERLRLRKLSYENNEWVRLALSTEK comes from the coding sequence ATGGTACAATCAATTTCTTTTGACCGCTTAACAGAAGAAGAGAAGCAAAATCATTTTATGCAACGTATTGAAGCAGGAGAGAAAATCGAAGCGGACGATTGGATGCCTGAAGAGTACAGAAAGACGTTAATCAAACTAATTTCTATGCATGGAATCAGCGAAATAATGGGAGCGCTTCCAGAAAAAGAATGGGTACCTAAAGCTCCTTCATTACGAAGAAAATTAGGTATTATGGCAAAAGTTCAAGACGAAATGGGACACGGACAATTATTATTACGTGTTGCAGAGGACTTAATGGAGCCTTATGGCAAATCTCGTGAAGAAATTATGCAAGATTTATTCAGTGGAGATTTAAAATTTCATAATGTATTCCACATGGAAGCACCTACATGGGGAGATGCAGGTTTAATTGGTTGGTTAGTTGATGGGGCAGCAATTATATCCCAAACAAATATGCTTGATGCATCGTATGGACCTTACGCTAGAGCGTTAAAACGCATATGTGCAGAAGAGGTTTTCCATGCTCAACATGGTGAAGCAATTATTATGGCTCTTGCTGAAGGAACAGACGAACAAAAAGAAATGATCCAAGACTCCCTTAATAGATGGTGGGAAGCATTATTAATGTTCTTCGGACCAGGAGATGCTTCGACAACTGGTACTAGTAAACAAGACATTACGATGAAATATAAAATTCGTACAAAAAACAACGAAGAATTACGACAAGACTTTTTTACAAAATATGTTCCTCGTATCGTAAGCATTGGACTTAAAATACCTGATGAAACAATGCACTACAGTGAAACAGAAGAAAAATGGATATACCAACAGCCTGATTGGAATAAATTTTTACAAATCATTCGTAACAACGGACCTAAATCACAAGAACGTTTACGCTTACGAAAGCTTTCTTATGAGAATAACGAATGGGTTCGACTAGCATTAAGTACAGAGAAATAA
- a CDS encoding alpha/beta hydrolase — translation MKHIFNKGTNDNTLLLLHGTGGTEQDLLPLANMIDANANVLSIRGNVLENGMPRFFRRLSEGIFDAEDLIFRTKELYEFINDASIQYGFNRDNVIAVGYSNGANIASSLLFHYEKSLKSAILYHPMVPRRGIDLPDLTHVPVFIGAGKNDPICPAQETEDLNELLTNAGSKVEVYWEYQGHQLTRSEVEASKKWYDSNFN, via the coding sequence ATGAAGCATATATTTAATAAAGGAACGAATGACAACACCTTATTATTACTTCACGGCACAGGCGGTACAGAGCAAGACTTATTACCGTTAGCCAATATGATAGATGCAAATGCAAACGTATTAAGTATAAGAGGAAATGTGTTAGAAAACGGAATGCCTAGATTTTTTCGCCGTTTAAGTGAAGGTATTTTCGATGCAGAAGATCTTATTTTTCGTACAAAAGAGCTTTATGAGTTTATTAATGATGCGAGTATTCAGTACGGCTTTAATCGCGATAATGTTATTGCAGTTGGATATTCAAACGGAGCAAACATAGCTAGTAGTTTGTTATTCCATTATGAAAAAAGTTTGAAATCGGCAATATTATACCATCCAATGGTACCTAGAAGAGGGATAGACCTTCCAGATTTAACTCATGTTCCAGTATTTATAGGTGCAGGAAAAAATGACCCCATTTGTCCAGCACAGGAAACAGAAGATTTAAATGAACTATTAACAAATGCAGGTAGCAAAGTTGAAGTTTATTGGGAGTACCAAGGTCATCAATTAACGAGGTCCGAAGTAGAAGCCTCCAAAAAATGGTACGACTCAAATTTCAATTAA
- a CDS encoding GNAT family N-acetyltransferase has product MDKFPILETERLILREVTPEDATDMFEYLSDKEVVTSMGLEPYKSAIDVLVEEINWYKSIVEEGTGIRWVITKKDSNVVIGSCGFLNMSRKHHRAEIGFELNKEYWGQGIASEAVEAVIHYGYKNLNLERIEAIVDPPNLLSQKLMEKQGFRKEGLLRRYEYNFGKFNDVYMYSLIRQDYKSQI; this is encoded by the coding sequence ATGGACAAATTTCCAATCTTAGAAACAGAAAGATTAATATTGAGAGAAGTTACCCCAGAAGATGCTACTGATATGTTTGAATACTTATCAGATAAAGAAGTTGTCACAAGTATGGGGCTAGAGCCATACAAATCAGCAATTGATGTCCTAGTTGAAGAAATTAATTGGTACAAATCGATTGTGGAGGAAGGAACAGGTATTAGGTGGGTAATTACTAAAAAAGATAGTAATGTTGTTATAGGTAGTTGTGGTTTTCTAAATATGAGTCGCAAACATCATCGAGCGGAAATAGGTTTTGAATTAAACAAAGAATATTGGGGGCAAGGAATAGCTAGTGAAGCAGTTGAAGCAGTTATTCACTACGGTTATAAGAATTTAAATTTAGAAAGAATTGAGGCTATAGTTGACCCTCCAAATTTATTATCCCAAAAATTAATGGAAAAGCAGGGTTTTAGAAAAGAAGGCTTATTAAGGCGTTATGAATACAACTTCGGGAAATTTAATGATGTTTATATGTATTCATTGATCAGACAAGATTATAAGTCACAGATATAG
- the paaC gene encoding 1,2-phenylacetyl-CoA epoxidase subunit PaaC, with protein sequence MKLYTTEEANNDSAYKEALLSLLYQLADDDLIVAYRGSEWLGLAPHIEEDVAFSSISQDTMGHSAMFYQLLEQLGEGNMDHLAHARSAKERYNAIILEEVNGSGTYLIEPRYDWAFAVVRHYFYTVAKKIRLDSLKNSSFEPLRHAAVKVNMELYYHQLHWKTWFIQLCLANDDAKTRMTQAIEKVLADFDGVLSLGSKKEELQQFGIIEPEEELKTRWLSQMKEMFEKAELDVTLLNNLAMKRGNGRKQEHTSDLEDAIKTLGEVYNMDPAAIW encoded by the coding sequence ATGAAACTTTATACAACGGAAGAAGCAAATAATGATTCTGCCTATAAAGAAGCTTTACTCTCTTTGCTTTATCAACTAGCAGATGATGATTTAATTGTTGCATATCGTGGTTCAGAGTGGCTTGGTCTTGCACCACATATCGAAGAAGACGTGGCATTTTCATCTATCAGTCAAGATACAATGGGGCATTCTGCTATGTTTTATCAATTGTTAGAACAACTTGGCGAAGGAAATATGGACCACTTAGCGCATGCTCGTTCTGCAAAAGAACGCTATAACGCTATTATTCTAGAAGAAGTAAACGGTTCTGGAACATATTTAATAGAACCAAGATATGATTGGGCTTTTGCAGTTGTAAGGCATTATTTTTATACGGTAGCTAAAAAAATCCGCCTAGATTCGTTAAAAAATTCAAGCTTTGAGCCATTAAGACATGCGGCAGTAAAAGTGAATATGGAGCTTTATTACCACCAGCTTCACTGGAAAACATGGTTTATACAATTGTGTTTAGCAAATGATGATGCGAAAACAAGAATGACTCAAGCTATTGAAAAAGTATTAGCTGATTTTGATGGAGTACTCTCATTAGGTAGTAAAAAAGAGGAATTACAACAATTCGGTATTATTGAGCCTGAGGAAGAGCTAAAAACTAGATGGCTTTCTCAAATGAAGGAAATGTTTGAAAAAGCTGAATTAGACGTAACACTATTAAACAATCTTGCGATGAAGCGAGGAAATGGTAGAAAGCAAGAACATACTTCTGATTTAGAAGATGCAATCAAAACACTAGGTGAAGTGTATAATATGGATCCTGCGGCTATCTGGTAA
- a CDS encoding enoyl-CoA hydratase/isomerase family protein has protein sequence MNNNFEHIITSIEDGIGKITLNRPKVLNAINRKMVSEILFAMESMDNDEDVRVIVLTGNGRAFAAGADIDEMANASAMDLELTNQFTDWDRLAWIKKPVIGAVQGFALGGGFELALCCDILFASHNAEFGFPEINLGVMPGAGGTQRLTKLMGKTKAMEWLFTGERMSANEALHYGVINRIISDELLLAETMKYAKKISKQAPLSLRLIKESVLKAVDYPLYEGMQHERKNFYLLFSSEDQKEGMKAFQERRRPNFKGK, from the coding sequence ATGAATAATAATTTTGAACACATTATCACTTCTATTGAAGATGGTATTGGCAAAATTACGTTAAACCGACCAAAAGTATTAAATGCCATTAATCGAAAGATGGTATCTGAAATCCTTTTTGCAATGGAGTCCATGGACAATGACGAAGATGTACGTGTTATTGTCCTAACGGGCAACGGAAGAGCTTTTGCTGCTGGAGCAGATATTGATGAAATGGCAAATGCATCCGCAATGGATTTAGAGTTAACGAACCAATTCACTGATTGGGATCGTTTAGCTTGGATAAAAAAGCCGGTAATCGGGGCAGTTCAAGGTTTTGCTTTAGGTGGTGGATTCGAATTAGCACTATGTTGTGACATCCTATTTGCATCCCATAACGCAGAATTCGGATTTCCGGAGATTAATCTAGGTGTAATGCCTGGTGCAGGTGGAACTCAACGATTAACAAAACTTATGGGTAAAACAAAAGCAATGGAATGGCTATTCACAGGTGAAAGAATGAGTGCGAACGAAGCATTACATTACGGAGTAATCAATCGTATAATCTCGGATGAGTTATTACTTGCAGAAACGATGAAATATGCAAAAAAGATTTCGAAACAAGCACCATTATCTTTACGCCTTATTAAAGAGTCCGTATTGAAAGCTGTTGATTATCCTTTATACGAAGGAATGCAACACGAACGAAAAAATTTCTACTTATTATTTTCTTCTGAAGATCAAAAAGAAGGGATGAAAGCTTTCCAAGAAAGACGCCGTCCTAACTTCAAAGGGAAATAA
- a CDS encoding enoyl-CoA hydratase-related protein has product MYETIKYQVKNNVAWLTLNRPDSLNAFIAQMNKEIQLAIKKSTVDENVRAIVIIGEGRAFCSGQDLSEVTESMDHGDVLRNNYGPMIKEIANCEKPIIAAVNGVAAGAGLSLALACDFRLLSEKATFLQAFIHVGLIPDSGNLYYLTRLVGQAKALELAVLGEKISAEQAKAINLATNVFPVETFIDDVTNFATRIATMPTKAIGLIKRSVKDSYELTFTDYLEREAQGQRIAGLTTDHHEGVQAFMQKRKPTFSGK; this is encoded by the coding sequence TTGTACGAAACGATTAAGTATCAAGTCAAAAACAATGTAGCATGGCTAACATTAAATCGACCGGATTCTCTTAATGCTTTTATTGCTCAGATGAATAAAGAAATTCAACTAGCCATTAAAAAATCAACTGTTGATGAAAATGTAAGAGCAATTGTCATTATAGGAGAAGGTAGAGCTTTTTGTTCAGGTCAAGATTTATCTGAAGTGACAGAATCAATGGATCATGGGGATGTTTTACGTAACAACTACGGCCCAATGATAAAAGAAATTGCTAATTGTGAAAAGCCTATTATCGCAGCAGTAAACGGTGTTGCAGCTGGTGCTGGTTTGAGCCTTGCACTGGCATGTGATTTTAGACTTTTATCTGAGAAAGCAACCTTCTTGCAAGCATTCATTCATGTTGGATTAATTCCTGACTCAGGTAACCTATATTATTTAACGAGACTAGTGGGCCAAGCGAAAGCATTAGAGCTTGCAGTATTAGGGGAGAAAATCTCAGCTGAACAAGCAAAAGCAATCAATCTAGCAACAAACGTGTTTCCAGTAGAAACGTTCATAGATGATGTGACGAATTTTGCTACTCGAATAGCTACTATGCCAACCAAAGCTATTGGACTTATTAAAAGAAGTGTAAAAGATAGTTATGAACTAACTTTTACAGACTATTTAGAACGCGAAGCACAAGGGCAACGTATTGCTGGTTTAACAACCGATCATCACGAAGGTGTGCAAGCCTTCATGCAAAAACGAAAACCTACGTTTAGTGGTAAATAA